caacagagtgagactccatctcaaaataaataaataaataagataaaataaaataaaataaaataaaataattaacaaggcatggtggcgtgtgcctgtagttctagctactgagggagctgaggtgggaggatttcttaagCCCGGGAGCCCAAGattacagtaagccatgatcgcaccgctgcactccagcctggacaacagagccagactcagtttcaaataaaagaaaagaaagaaagaaatggagagaaatgtAGATGAATATTCTATGCCATAGTGATGGGAGTTCCTGGTTGAGGTTCCTAGCCCAGAGACCCTGATAATTAAGAACACacatctgggccaggtgcagtggctcacacctgtaatcccagtactttgggaggccgaggccagcggatcacttgaggtcagcggttcgagaccagcctggccaacatggtgaaaccctgtctctactaaaaatacaaaaaattagccaggtgtggtggcacgtgcctgtaatcccagctactcagtaggctgaggcagaagaatcgcttgaacccgggagacagagattgcagtgagctgagatcgcaccactgcactccagcctaggtgacagagggagactcggtctcaaaaaaaaaaaaaaaagaaaaagaaaaagaaaaaaagaacacacttCTGGAAGGCTGAAAGGTACTCACTTCTAGATCCCCCAAACccctcttcctgcctcctcccacctccagggTCCAccagcttccattccattctacacatTCTATTCTCTGCTGTGGTCCAGGCACCAGggtggtgcctggcacacaataagcACTTAGTATTGAATGAATGTGATCAGAACCACCTCCCTTCCATGGAATGAGGAGAGGTCTGGGTAcaagtctcactccgtcaccatGAATTGTCCCTTCTCTCTGAGACTCAGACCCAGTCCttacatctttaaaatgagggagTTGGGGAAGTGGATTGATAAGACTCTTTCCAGCTGACAGTTTATGCCTTCTTAAGCCCTTTGGTCATCCCAGCAAGTCCAAACTCTAAGTATCAAGGATCCCTCACAAACTGCTCTTCCCTCGGACTATGTCACAAGAGTAACAGCGACTATGTATTGAATCTTCTCATACACCAGGACCACACTCAGCATTTTACTCCCTTCATTTCCAAAGCAGGTGCAatgataatttctatttctatagatgaagaaactgagattcagagaggcaAACCCATTTCTCCAAGGCCCACAGTTGGAAAGTGGCAGAGCACGGATTCTAAGTCCTCTATTCTtggttcattttgttttatttttgagacatggtctggctctgttgcccaggctagagtgcagcagcatgatcatggctcactgcagcctcaacctcctgagctcaagtaatcctcccacctcagcctcctgagtagccaggaccacaggcgagtgccaccacatccggctaatttttaaattatttgtagagatggggtctcactatgttgcccaggctggtctcaaactcctagactcaagcaacccttctgtctcagccttcgaaaatgctgagattacaggcctgggccactgtgcctggccataagtCCTGTGGTCTTACACGACTAGCACATACTTATCCTGGCACCCCTGACCCTTAACCACACTACAGCTTGAATCTCTAACCCAGTTGGGAGTGTCCCCTGGCTAACTACACCGGGCCCACAGGTAACATTTAGTCCATGGAGATTATAGCTCTGTAATTTGTGTAttcacttcctgggttccagTTCAGTGATACAAACAGGTTCTAGATCTGTATTAGACTTGCGTTGAGTTTTAGCTCCACCTTTCACTAAATGTGTGACCTTGGAGCAAGTTATTTCAAcagatgaggattaaatgacaatGAGTGTGAAAATGTCTAGCATAGAAGCTGGCACATTGGATATTCTTAGTAAATGGGAACAACCGGGTAAAAAACGTAGCAGAGATATCCTGCCTCTCTACTTAGTTAGCAGTTGACTCTTCTGGCAAAAACATGCTGTTGCTATCCCCACAATTAATCCTCCTTTAACCAAGATCTCAgagatttttgttctttgttttgttttgttttattgagacagggtctcactctgtcatccaggctggagtgcagtggcatgatcatggctcactgcaacctccgcctcccaggctcaagcgatcctcccgcctcaccctcctgagtagctgggactacaggcacatgccatcacaactggctaattttggtattttttgtagagacagggtttcaccatgttgcccaggcttgtcttgtactcctgagctcaggtgatctgcctgcttcagcctcccaaagtgctgagattacaggcatgagccaccgagcctggctgaTCTCCGGTTTTAGAGTCAGACATATGGAGTTACAATTCGGGCTCCACCACTTACCaactgtatgaccttggacaaatgaCTTTTTCCTCTTTGAGGCTCGGCTTGATCTCACCTATACAATATGAATAATGGTACCTACTCCACAAGATTGTTGTGAGTATCAAATtatataatgcatgtaaaatgttagctatttttctttaataatgataACAGTCATAGCAGTATCCAACTGCTGCTGATTAAAGTCGAAATTCTTTGACCCAGCATACTGTGGCCCCCAtaattccttcctctcctctcctcatgcTGCTCCCCTATGTGGATGCCACACTCAAGCCAGATGTATCTTTCTCACCGCTATGTCTTTGCCCATGATCTTCCTCTCCATTCAGGGTGCTCTCTCATACCTCCCACCTGGTAACACCCTGCCCAGCTCAAGCCTCACTTCCCAACTAAGCTGGCAGCCCCTTCTGCTGCTCCGGGTTTCCATGGCATTTCCAGCCCGCACATATTAGTGCTCAGACTGCCCGGGGGAAAACTTCTGTTGGCGCTTGTCTTGCCCATGCTACCCCTCTTCCAGTGCTCACACTTGATTTATCTTTGAGGGAATTGGCCTTTCTCCACTATCAGTCCATGTGTGGTTCCAGGGATAGGCATGTGGCTGGGGCCTTAGACAAAGTCACCATGATTAATTAAGAGGTGGACACTTGACCAAGCTGGGCCAATCTGGCTCAGCCCTGGAACGTTTGCTGGAATTATTCTTTTTCCACAGGCACTGCTAAGCTGAAACAATGTAAATTAGATCTACTAGTAGCCTTATTTGTCACCTTGAAGACAGAAGTGGATTTAAAATGAGCGAGCACAGAGGAACCAAGAAATGGAGAGAGACAGATTCTTCATGGCATGATTTGAACATCTGGATCTGTCCATGCCCGAAGCCAAATACTCCTGACTTTCAAATTAAGTGAGCCGATAAACCCtagcctctttatttttttctaatttatttaagcCAGCTGGAGTTGGGTTTCTGTCATTTGCGACTGAAAAACTGCTGACTAATATAGTGACCTAACTAGACAGTATGCTCCCTGAGAGCAGGAATTGCATTTTATAGACCTAAGATCCTTGGAGACAGGGATGATGTCTTATGCCTCTCAGTATTACAGGACTAAGCATAGGGATGGTTATAGAGCTGGTgaagaacaaacaaaagaataaatatctttttgtatttttccaatgCCCCCATGCTCTGCACTCAGAAGACCCTAAAATACTTGAATAAAAGTTAACaggaacaggccaggcacggtggttcacgcctgtaatcccagcactttgggaggccgaggtgggaggatcacctggggtcaggagtttgagaccagcctggccaacatggcgaaaccccatctctactaaaaatacaaaaaattagccaagcgttgtggcaggcacctgtgatcccagctactcaggaggctgaggcaggaaaatcacttgaacccggaaggcggagcttgcagtgagccaagatcatgccattgcactccagcctgggcaacaagagtgaaactccgcctcaaaattttaaaaaaaagtcaacaggTACAAAATCATATGACAGGCACTTTAATTCTTATCTGACAAAAACAGAGCCCTTTGATTCTCCACAGTTCCTCTGAGGATGACTGATTTATCACTTTCTGAATGGAATGATCTTGATGATAGAGTTGTCCCAGGATCCCCACAGGGCTGAaagagaaactttattttttacttattttatgttattttttgcagagacagggtctcgctatgttggccgggctagtctccaactcctggcctcaagcaatcttcccacctcagcctcccaaaatgctgggattataggcatgagccaccatgcccggccaagagatACTTTAAATCACCTTATCTACCTGCTCCCAGTCCCCTATTGTACAAATGGGAAATTGAGATTTAAACTAAAAGGCTTACTTAACACTGCATGGTGAGTCACAGACCCAAGTCAGCCAAGAACCCCCACCCCAAGACTCGTAGTCCAGTGCTCTGGCTTCTGGCCCGGTGTCACTTTATTAAGCAAAGTGAATCAGTCACTCACCCAGAGAACTCAGAAATCtctgaacaaaatggaataaacTGCTCAACTCTGCCAACTGCCCCCTCAGCCCACATGGGTGGGGCAGTAATGCAAGGAAAAGTGCCCTGGGCCAGAAGTCAAGGACCCCCGGCTGTAGAACTAGCTTCCtcccttaccagctgtgtgacctcaagtaAGCCCTTCCCATCTCTATACTCAGTTTCCTCTCTCTAAAacagggggaggggaaggtgggATTTGAAGGAGCTGATCTCTAAGGTGCCTGAAATTCTATTATTATATGGGGGTTGTTGGACAATTCATCAAATCCCCAAGATTAAACCCACACAGATTACAGAGAATTTGAAAGCCAAGAGGTCAGCAACCCATCTGCAGACTCCAAATTAAGGTTGAAGAATTGAGGATTCCAGCTTGCCTTTGCAGGAGAAATAGAACAGAAATACATAATATCACCTCCCTGGGTACCACAGAGAAGTATGGAGCCATATCCCCCATATCCTATAGTTCACCTTTCCCACCCTCTTCAAAGATCCACATCTAAATTGAGCTGGGTGAGATGAATTTGAAACAAGCCCATTAGAATGTCCACATCTGCCTTCTTCAAAATAGTCCTTTTAGGAGTTTGGGCAATTATTccaatgaggcagtaattcctcCCTGGATTTGTAAAAGTCCTCTTGTGGAAACAGACCAGCCTCATGACTTTGTCCTCACACCTTGGCTGTCATTCCAAGTGAAAATTATCAATTTGATGACCCATCGTATTCTCTATACTTGATCTGGAGTGACTTCCAGCCATTTCCAAAAGTTACATTCCTCCTTTAAAAGATAGAGGTTTCTCCTCAATGAAGATATTCAAGTGATTACACCCCATGCTCCAAAGCTAATTCCCTGCAATTCTCTGAGCAATGGAATCATCAGCAAGTGATATAATGCCTCCTCCAGGGGGTCTCTTTTGGAATGGCAGTCACTTGTTGAATGTCCTGaggtgcttattttaaaaaaccatctcTGCTGCATGATAATCACAtttcccccttctctttctcatCCCTGGAAGACTCCAAACTTTTCCCTTCACCAgctctcctcccccacccctcccatccCCTGGCCCCACTTTCCCCAGTCCAACTCTCTTCCCTGCCAGCAATTAGGCAAAAGCCCATGTTGCTGAGTCTTCAAAATCTATCTCTGATCGAAAGGTGGGTGGAAGTGGGGGACTCTAATGGATCCTGGAAAACTGTCTCAGCATTTCTCATTCCCAAAAGGCCCTTCTCTGGTTCTTAGGGTAAGATGACTGTCTTGGTCAAACATTTCGGAGGGTCTCAGGGACTCACTCCCATTGGGCATGGCACCAGAACTTTCTTGCATGGtgcaggggtgggagtggggatggaGACCTGCCCTCCAGAGACCCATATCACCCAATGCTTTCAACCACTCACATCTCAGACACTGGATAAGCACAATAGACAGCCTCTCCCCCTCATCACAGCATTTTAAAGGTTACAAAACACTCTTTCATTTGTCCTTTTGGAATCTTttcccctgttttacagatgaggaaaccgagccTCAGAGAAGTAAAGTGAAACACCCAAGTTGATAGTGTCAACAAATTAAAAGCCCAAGCCAGATCTCTTGATTCACCATTTCATGCTTTTTTCAACATAACAGAAATTAATCATACCTACAGTAACTCCTCATTCAGATAAATATTTCCCCCAAGACAGCCAACAGAGACCCTTAGAGACACTAACTTAATGCTAACCCAGCAATAAATGCAGCGTACCCATATCCAAGCATACAGACCCACCTACCCAGTCCCAAGGCTCTGTCCCCTGCCCTAAGGTGTCTCTCTGCAGCGTACCCCCTCCCCAATACCCACTGAGGGTCCGTCAGCCAAAGAGGTGAGTGTCTTAACACAGAGAAGCAGAATCTATCTGAGTCCTTCAGGAAGGGGACCTGGCAGGAAAGAGCCCCGTCCCTGGCGCTTGTTCTGGGAGTTCCGTCCACCCCCTCCCCTACCTGCCAAGAGCTGCATCCAGGCGCAGATCTTGTAGACCGTAGCCGTGTTGCAGAAGAAGAAAAGCGCAAAGCAGGTGATGCAGCCGAGGATCAGCACCATGGAGAGCAGCACGAAGAAGGCGGCCGCCTTGAAGGCGCTGGACGGGATGGTGCTGAAGTCGGTGAAGGAGCCCCGGCAGGTGAGCTCGCGGCCCGCCAGCCCGCTGCCCACGCAGTAGTGGAAGAGGCCGAAGTAGCCAGGCTTGGGGGTGCTCACGCTGTCGCCCACCCAGTAGGGCTGGATGAAGACCACCACGTTGATGATGGCGAAGCAGATGGTGAAGATGGCCCACAGCACGCCGATGGCCCGCGAGTTCCGCATGTAGTGCTCGTGGTAGAGCTTGGAGGCCTCCTGCGAGGGCAGCATGATGCCCGGAGGCggggccggcggcggcggcggctggcgGGGGCCGCCGGCCCGGGACGGAGCGCCGGGCTGCCGGGCGGGAGCTGGGGACGCACGCGAGAAGCGGCCCTGAGTCAAGGAACCCGCGAGGGCGGGGCCTGGGGCAGAGCTGCGGGCGTCTGGGAGCTGAtaaggggagagaggaaggggtcaTGAGAGTGTTGAGGCGGTGTCTAGGGGGACTGGCAAAGGTCTCCTACTCGGGGGCCTAGGAGGGGGCCATGAGAAAGTTGGGGGGCGCCTAGGATGGGGATATGAGACCTGGAAGTGCGGGGGGAGGTGCTTGAAAGTGGCCATGGGGGAGTTGGGGAGGGGGTTTGAGAGCTGGTATTACGGGAGTAGGAGGGGACAAGGGGAGGTGGAATGGAGGCTGGAGACTGGTGTTGGAGGACTAGCAGAGGGGCTGAATTTAGGGAGCTCAGAAGGGAATTTGGGGACTGGTATTAAGGGGTAGAAGGAGGTCTGGTATTGGGTGTCTAGGAAGGGACTATGAGGCGGTGGTGGGCGCTTCTAGGATGGGGGAAGAGGGAATTTAAGAGGCTGGGACTGGGTGGTTGGGAAGGTAATATGGGGGCTGGGACGGGGAATGGGGGCTGGTATGAGGGTCTAAGAGGGCAAAGTGGCAGAATTAGGATACAGCTAGAGCGGGATCGGGGGCTGGGACTGCTGGACACGGGGCGAGGAGGGGGGGCTGTCCTCAGAAGCCAGGGCTGGAGGTAGGCTGGAGGGAGCCTAGGATTGGCGGGCCAGGGTTGGAGAGAGGGGGTTTCCAGGCCAAAGGAACGAAAGACCGGGGCTGGTGAGCAGCGGGGCCCGCGAGGAGCTGGCGGTGGGCAGGGGCTGTCTCCGGGGGGCTGGGGAGCGGCCGGGCCCGAGTAGGGCCGGGGTTGGGGGGGCGGCTGCCCCGCGCCCAGGCCGGACGCGCGCGAGGCTGCGGCCGCGGGGAAAGGGTGCggggagaccaacctgggcacgGCCGGGGGCAGCGGATCCGGGACTGGCACGGCCTAGGCGCCGCGGCTCGGCGCTCCCAGCAGCGGCTGCCTCGGCCCAGGCGGCGGCCTCTGCGCGGCCTCCATCTTGCTCGGGTTCTCCCCGGGGCGCGCTCCCGCGCCGAGGCGCGCGCTCTCGTGCACCGGCGCGGCCCGGCGGAGGCGCGCTCCCGAGCGGGCGTGCGGGACGGGGCGGGGCGGAACCGGGGAAGGGTGCTCCTGGTTCTGGCAGTTGGGGAGAAGGGTGGCCACGATACCTGGGGTCCCCCAGCCGGGGCAGCAAGCACCCCTCCACAGTAGGGCTCCCGATGTAGGGGACTCC
This region of Gorilla gorilla gorilla isolate KB3781 chromosome 2, NHGRI_mGorGor1-v2.1_pri, whole genome shotgun sequence genomic DNA includes:
- the LHFPL4 gene encoding LHFPL tetraspan subfamily member 4 protein isoform X2; protein product: MLPSQEASKLYHEHYMRNSRAIGVLWAIFTICFAIINVVVFIQPYWVGDSVSTPKPGYFGLFHYCVGSGLAGRELTCRGSFTDFSTIPSSAFKAAAFFVLLSMVLILGCITCFALFFFCNTATVYKICAWMQLLAALCLVLGCMIFPDGWDAETIRDMCGAKTGKYSLGDCSVRWAYILAIIGILNALILSFLAFVLGNRQTDLLQEELKPENKDFVGSTVSSVLRPGGDVSGWGVLPCPVAHSQGP